Proteins co-encoded in one Populus trichocarpa isolate Nisqually-1 chromosome 10, P.trichocarpa_v4.1, whole genome shotgun sequence genomic window:
- the LOC18102787 gene encoding uncharacterized protein LOC18102787, translated as MAGNRDDLNCHEEDVDGLNGNEIELEKLSLGPDGSKKLLVLDLAGVLCDRVFHKNRANIPDNRTPDAASGSFFVYKRPFCEEFVRFCLERFDVGIWSSARRTNLETALDCVIGELKGRLLFVWDQDDCTDSGFSTKENKNKPIFFKELKKLWDNESSNLPWRKGQYSSSNTILIDDKPYKALLNPPSTAIFPTEYKPDQLDDATLGPNGELRLYLDGLARAADVPGYVKEHPFGQSAITAIHPDWDFYSNIIDSSQLLGKS; from the exons ATGGCTGGCAATAGGGATGACCTAAATTGTCATGAAGAAGATGTGGATGGCCTAAATGGGAATGAGATTGAACTAGAGAAGCTAAGCCTTGGTCCAGATGGAAGCAAGAAACTTCTTGTACTTGATCTAGCTGGGGTACTGTGTGACAGGGTGTTTCACAAAAACAGGGCCAATATCCCAGATAATCGTACTCCTGATGCTGCCAGTGGAAGCTTTTTCG TTTACAAGAGGCCATTCTGTGAAGAGTTTGTGAGATTTTGCCTTGAAAGGTTTGATGTTGGAATCTGGTCTTCTGCCAGAAG GACCAACTTGGAAACTGCCCTTGATTGTGTGATAGGAGAACTCAAAGGCAGACTCTTATTTGTCTGG GACCAAGATGATTGCACTGATTCTGGGTTCAGCACCAAGGAAAACAAGAACAAGCCAATCTTTTTCAAGGAGTTGAAGAAACTATGGGACAACGAGTCCTCTAATCTTCCATGGAGAAAAGGGCAATATTCTTCATCAAACACAATACTGATTGATGATAAACCTTACAAGGCACTTCTAAATCCT CCTTCCACGGCAATATTTCCCACCGAATACAAGCCGGACCAACTGGATGATGCTACTTTAGGTCCAAATGGTGAGCTCCGACTGTACTTGGATGGCCTGGCAAGAGCAGCAGATGTCCCTGGATATGTGAAGGAACACCCTTTTGGACAGTCTGCTATAACAGCTATCCATCCTGACTGGGATTTCTACTCCAACATCATTGACAGTTCCCAGCTTCTGGGAAAGTCATGA
- the LOC7491596 gene encoding uncharacterized protein At2g39795, mitochondrial, translated as MGKRGRVTILFLSSFSLCFSFVLHKEIQSFEICSDLKGSERKMWKRVLREATVRQPWSMIASKRCLSSPPTSKSASVDTLLLRYLKEHYVEVSKMNPPPKMNPPSEFSIVKGALDGNGPVLTRTYGNEEIKLSVMRMAYAVPGGGEDDENDEDMNQLFLHVDVSKPGQDKSLHFLCGLYPDALGVHSVSLRPKLDSADFLEVTATYSGPQFAELDERMRDAFHGFIEERGVDEKLFNFLQAWLYVKEHRSLMRWFKTVGMYINENKPAKSS; from the exons ATGGGTAAAAGGGGTCGGGTTACgatcctctttctttcttccttttctctctgttttagTTTTGTTCTACACAAGGAAATACAAAGCTTTGAGATTTGCTCTGATTTGAAAGGAAGTGAAAGAAAAATGTGGAAGAGAGTGTTAAGAGAAGCTACCGTCAGGCAGCCATGGAGTATGATAGCAAGTAAGAGATGCTTGTCATCACCACCAACAAGCAAATCCGCCTCTGTGGACACACTGTTGCTTCGGTATCTGAAAGAACACTATGTTGAAGTCTCCAAGATGAACCCTCCTCCT AAAATGAACCCTCCATCTGAGTTTTCTATAGTAAAAGGTGCTTTGGATGGGAATGGTCCAGTTTTGACTCGCACCTATGGGAATGAGGAAATTAAACTCTCTGTAATGAGGATGGCGTATGCTGTACCTGGTGGTGGGGAGGACGATGAAAATGACGAGGACATGAATCAGTTGTTCCTTCATGTGGATGTCTCGAAGCCTGGACAAGATAAATCTCTGCATTTTCTATGTGGACTTTATCCGGATGCACTGGGAGTTCACTCTGTTTCTTTGAGGCCAAAGCTTGACAGTGCTGATTTTCTTGAGGTTACAGCTACATACAGTGGTCCGCAGTTTGC GGAACTTGATGAAAGGATGAGAGATGCATTCCACGGTTTTATTGAAGAACGAGGTGTGGATGAGAAGCTGTTTAATTTCCTTCAGGCATGGCTGTATGTGAAGGAGCACCGGAGTCTTATGCGTTGGTTTAAAACAGTGGGCATGTACATCAATGAAAATAAGCCAGCTAAGAGTTCTTAA
- the LOC7469512 gene encoding uncharacterized protein LOC7469512, which yields MAEGKSTDSSLKLKSVINDDDSKDNEEDKGDLPDDLSLEKISLKVPKKKLLILCLGGLLCHRVCIRRGSGNVQTNRRPDASYGSFKVYKRPFCDDFVKFCFERFEVGIWSSAREWYMNDALDGVMRGFRSKLLFAWDQDRCTDSGFKTLENKKKPIFLKQFKQLSALSWCKGQDTSLNTLLIDNDPYKSLLNPSHTAIFPDEYTVDCATDSALGPEGDLRVFLEGLADAKDVPSYVKDHPFGNPAITPLHPDWDFYSKIVRRHSKEPIVN from the exons ATGGCTGAAGGAAAGAGCACAGACAGTAGCCTGAAGCTCAAGTCAGTTATCAACGATGATGACAGTAAGGACAATGAAGAAGATAAGGGAGATTTGCCTGATGATCTTTCACTGGAAAAAATAAGCCTTAAAGTTCCGAAAAAGAAACTCCTCATCCTTTGCCTTGGCGGGCTACTATGTCACAGGGTCTGCATTAGACGCGGTTCCGGTAACGTTCAGACAAACCGCCGTCCTGATGCCTCGTATGGAAGCTTTAAAG TTTACAAGAGGCCATTCTGCGATGATTTTGTGAAATTCTGCTTCGAAAGATTCGAGGTTGGAATCTGGTCTTCTGCTAGAGA ATGGTACATGAATGATGCTCTTGATGGTGTTATGAGAGGTTTCAGGTCCAAGCTGTTATTTGCTTGG GACCAAGACAGATGTACTGATTCAGGGTTCAAAACCTTGGAGAACAAGAAGAAGCCCATCTTTCTTAAGCAATTTAAGCAGCTCTCTGCTCTTTCATGGTGCAAGGGGCAAGATACTTCCTTGAACACTTTGCTGATTGATAATGACCCCTACAAGTCTCTTCTAAATCCT TCCCACACCGCGATTTTTCCTGACGAATACACGGTGGACTGTGCTACTGATTCTGCTTTAG GTCCTGAGGGTGATCTTCGGGTCTTCTTGGAAGGCCTGGCTGATGCTAAAGATGTTCCATCCTATGTGAAGGACCATCCTTTTGGGAATCCTGCAATCACTCCCTTGCACCCTGACTGGGATTTTTACTCCAAGATTGTTCGACGCCATAGCAAGGAACCGATCGTGAACTAG
- the LOC7469511 gene encoding uncharacterized protein LOC7469511, which translates to MKRQPPPAYGDGSMNPYGGGSGQRMRGNTGTMSNSYGGGGGGRQEGYSNVEAEQHPGYKSSKAEGQWQWERESRNVHNQLPPHGFSEGQGGNGARSYYHGPPPDPKSGLENQSNKEASRIQPHEQDMELGFEDNSLPMSFEGLERKFFDEVMKLAKEQSDAEDVENARHREKIIEINTRYQEKLSALRVQQANRREEFLRKESQARLSQYQQSTMGHYPNTGLQDTRCYSVAAAAGSTGGGETHRGYASSQFESNRERPQYGAGGRAQGNEGRVPYPEGRVYNNAGTRYY; encoded by the exons ATGAAACGGCAGCCACCGCCGGCGTACGGGGATGGGAGTATGAATCCATATGGAGGAGGGAGTGGACAGAGAATGAGAGGAAATACAGGGACAATGAGTAATAgttatggaggaggaggaggaggaaggcaAGAGGGGTATTCTAATGTGGAGGCAGAGCAGCATCCTGGGTATAAATCTTCGAAAGCTGAAGGGCAGTGGCAGTGGGAAAGAGAGTCGCGGAATGTTCACAATCAATTGCCTCCTCATGGTTTCAGTGAAG GTCAAGGGGGTAACGGAGCAAGATCTTACTACCATGGACCGCCACCTGATCCCAAAAGTGGTTTAGAAAATCAATCCAATAAGGAAGCTAGTAGAATCCAGCCTCATGAACAAGATATGGAACTTGGATTTGAGGACAATTCATTGCCAATGTCTTTTGAAGGTCTTGAAAGGAAGTTCTTTGATGAAGTAATGAAATTGGCAAAGGAGCAAAGTGATGCAGAGGATGTGGAAAATGCTAGGCATAGGGAG AAAATAATTGAGATCAATACCAGATACCAGGAGAAACTTTCTGCACTTCGAGTTCAACAAGCCAATAGAAGAGAAGAGTTTCTTCGTAAGGAATCACAAGCTCGATTAAGTCAGTACCAGCAATCGACCATGGGCCACTACCCAAACACAGGTTTGCAGGATACCCGTTGCTATAGTGTTGCAGCTGCTGCAGGATCCACCGGTGGCGGAGAAACACATCGGGGTTATGCCAGTAGTCAGTTTGAGTCCAACCGCGAACGACCTCAGTATGGTGCGGGTGGTAGAGCTCAAGGAAATGAGGGTAGGGTTCCTTACCCCGAGGGCCGTGTTTACAATAATGCTGGAACCAGATATTACTAG
- the LOC127905874 gene encoding uncharacterized protein LOC127905874, whose product MEIPIFFKELKKLWDNESSNLPWRKGQYSSSNTILIDDKPYKALLNPPSTAIFPTEYKPDQLDDATLGPNGELRLYLDGLARAADFPAYVKEHPFGQSAITAIHPDWDFYSNIIDSSQFN is encoded by the exons ATGgagat CCCAATCTTTTTCAAGGAGTTGAAGAAGCTATGGGACAACGAGTCCTCTAATCTTCCATGGAGAAAAGGGCAATATTCTTCATCAAACACAATACTGATTGATGATAAACCTTACAAGGCACTTCTAAATCCT CCTTCCACGGCAATATTTCCCACCGAATACAAGCCGGACCAACTGGATGATGCTACTTTAGGTCCAAATGGTGAGCTCCGACTGTACTTGGATGGCCTGGCAAGAGCAGCAGATTTCCCTGCATATGTGAAGGAACACCCTTTTGGACAGTCTGCTATAACAGCTATCCATCCTGACTGGGATTTCTACTCCAACATCATTGACAGTTCccagtttaattaa